Proteins from a single region of Allocatelliglobosispora scoriae:
- a CDS encoding helix-turn-helix transcriptional regulator, translating into MINNRGAEQPVAADPQTAARVIFEEFLAVSRTADAASLLALVTRLEELRADPPDPVVELLAHTLAGVVGVRARLPDGSQRLEAALRVFADHDLTGDPLFLECALLATLTLIRPHQTRPLIAPLVDRLPLDPAQRARLVAMIGLGDAWAGNLVRGQAEMLEARELAIVAERSDVQAEVTSWLVKCEALRGDLAASAVHLAEARELAARTGSAWVAGHVTESAAALHFANGDTEAWLGLLELMVASGLGVDSGLLFEYRWELATHHALCGDHAAASALLDGCPDPPFVWPGGPAMPAWRAWILNPDDPQAMAAFEAVLPALSQPAERLPRARMAWLLGGHHGRAGRRVEAVRLLEAACAGYATIGAAGMLARVAADLREVTERFSSPMPRTAPLLLAPTVGEQPLTGSEVRVAVAIADGLSNREAAERLFVSVKTVEFHLGNIFRKLGVRNRTELARRLGYLG; encoded by the coding sequence GTGATCAACAATCGCGGCGCGGAGCAGCCCGTGGCCGCCGATCCGCAGACCGCAGCCCGTGTGATCTTCGAGGAGTTCCTCGCGGTGTCGCGGACGGCCGACGCGGCGAGCCTGCTCGCGCTGGTCACCCGGCTGGAGGAGCTGCGCGCCGACCCGCCGGACCCGGTCGTCGAACTCCTGGCTCACACCCTGGCCGGTGTCGTCGGCGTCCGGGCCCGGCTCCCCGACGGATCGCAGCGGCTGGAGGCGGCGCTGCGCGTCTTCGCCGACCACGACCTGACCGGCGACCCGCTCTTCCTCGAATGCGCGCTCCTCGCCACCCTCACCCTGATCCGTCCACATCAGACTCGACCGCTGATCGCCCCGCTCGTCGACCGGCTGCCGCTCGACCCGGCGCAGCGGGCCCGGCTCGTCGCGATGATCGGTCTCGGCGACGCGTGGGCGGGCAACCTCGTGCGCGGCCAGGCCGAGATGCTCGAAGCCCGGGAACTCGCCATCGTCGCCGAGCGCTCGGACGTGCAGGCCGAGGTCACGTCCTGGCTGGTCAAGTGCGAGGCGCTGCGCGGCGACCTGGCCGCGTCGGCGGTCCACCTCGCCGAAGCCCGGGAGCTGGCCGCACGGACGGGTTCAGCCTGGGTGGCCGGCCACGTCACCGAGAGCGCCGCAGCCCTGCACTTCGCCAACGGCGACACCGAGGCCTGGCTCGGGCTGCTCGAACTGATGGTCGCCTCCGGCCTCGGTGTCGACTCCGGCCTGCTCTTCGAGTACCGCTGGGAACTCGCCACCCACCACGCGCTGTGCGGCGACCACGCGGCGGCGAGCGCCCTGCTCGACGGCTGCCCCGATCCGCCGTTCGTGTGGCCGGGCGGCCCTGCGATGCCCGCGTGGCGGGCCTGGATCCTCAATCCCGACGACCCGCAGGCGATGGCCGCGTTCGAAGCCGTGCTCCCCGCCCTCAGCCAGCCCGCCGAGCGGCTGCCGCGGGCCCGGATGGCCTGGCTCCTCGGCGGGCACCACGGTCGCGCGGGTCGGCGGGTGGAGGCGGTCCGGCTGCTGGAGGCGGCCTGTGCCGGTTACGCCACGATCGGCGCGGCCGGGATGCTGGCCCGGGTCGCCGCCGATCTGCGCGAGGTGACCGAGCGGTTCTCCTCGCCGATGCCCCGCACCGCGCCGCTGCTGCTGGCGCCGACCGTGGGGGAGCAGCCGCTGACCGGGTCGGAGGTGCGGGTGGCGGTCGCGATCGCCGACGGGCTGAGCAACCGCGAGGCGGCGGAGCGGCTTTTCGTCTCGGTGAAGACCGTCGAGTTCCACCTGGGCAACATCTTCCGCAAGCTCGGCGTACGTAACCGGACCGAACTCGCGCGCAGGCTCGGTTACCTCGGCTGA
- a CDS encoding M28 family peptidase has product MRRGTVAAGPAVAVFAAVVLALSVQSSVAASSPGSASHPTLASGATLLAAPPAIDVNNVKTHLQQLQTIATNNGGNRATGTAGYTASFNYVSQKLTAAGFTVTAQTCTTCSGSAKNIIADWPGGNTSNTYMFGAHLDGVSAGPGINDDGSGSSALLEVALQLAATNPTMTNHVRFGWWTGEEQGLVGSKFYVNSLTSAQRTAIKAYGTFDMIASTNGGYFVTGTDAVAVKLREYFSSISVPTETSTECCSDDGSFRDAGIPASINSTGASRTKTSAQVTKWGGTAGAAYDPCYHRSCDTYPSNVNSTSLGRYANSIAYAVWGLTTGGTPTNDFSLSLSPTSGSVNPGSSVTATVNTATTSGSAQTVALTASGAPSGVSVGFSPSSVTSGNSSTLTVSTTSSAAPGTYTITVTGTGSATHSATYTLTVNGTGTCSSPGQKLGNPGFETASSPWTATSGVIGAFTGNGSPRSGTRSAWLNGVGSTNTDTLSQSVTLPAGCSSYTLSFYLKISTAETTTTVQYDKLTVQVGTTTLQVFSNLNVSGYTLRSYNLSAFAGQTVTLKFTGVEDSSLQTSFVIDDTALTVA; this is encoded by the coding sequence ATGAGAAGAGGAACGGTGGCGGCAGGACCTGCCGTAGCTGTCTTCGCCGCAGTCGTGCTGGCGCTGAGCGTCCAGTCGTCGGTGGCAGCATCATCTCCCGGATCGGCCAGCCACCCCACGCTGGCGTCCGGCGCAACGCTGCTGGCCGCACCCCCCGCCATCGACGTCAACAACGTCAAGACCCACCTGCAGCAACTGCAGACGATCGCCACGAACAACGGCGGCAACCGGGCGACCGGCACCGCGGGCTACACCGCGTCGTTCAACTACGTGTCGCAGAAGCTGACGGCGGCCGGCTTCACCGTCACGGCGCAGACCTGCACCACCTGCTCGGGCTCGGCGAAGAACATCATCGCCGACTGGCCGGGCGGCAACACCAGCAACACCTACATGTTCGGCGCCCACCTCGACGGCGTCTCGGCGGGCCCCGGCATCAACGACGACGGCTCCGGCTCGTCGGCGCTGCTGGAGGTCGCGCTGCAGCTCGCAGCGACGAACCCGACGATGACCAACCACGTCCGCTTCGGCTGGTGGACCGGCGAGGAGCAGGGCCTGGTCGGCTCGAAGTTCTACGTCAACTCGCTGACCTCGGCGCAGCGGACGGCGATCAAGGCCTACGGCACCTTCGACATGATCGCCTCCACCAACGGCGGCTACTTCGTCACCGGCACCGACGCCGTCGCGGTGAAGCTGCGGGAGTATTTCAGCTCGATCAGCGTACCCACGGAGACCTCGACCGAGTGCTGCAGCGACGACGGCTCGTTCCGCGACGCCGGGATCCCCGCCTCGATCAACTCCACCGGCGCGAGCCGCACCAAGACGAGCGCCCAGGTCACCAAGTGGGGCGGCACGGCCGGCGCGGCCTACGACCCGTGCTACCACCGGTCGTGCGACACCTACCCGTCCAATGTGAACAGCACGTCGCTGGGCCGCTACGCCAACTCCATCGCGTACGCGGTCTGGGGTCTCACCACCGGCGGCACCCCGACCAACGACTTCTCCCTGTCGCTGAGCCCCACCTCGGGCTCGGTCAACCCGGGTTCGTCGGTCACCGCCACGGTGAACACCGCCACCACCTCCGGCAGCGCGCAGACCGTCGCCCTGACGGCCTCCGGCGCTCCCTCCGGCGTCTCGGTCGGCTTCAGCCCGTCGTCGGTCACCTCCGGAAACTCCTCGACCCTCACGGTCTCGACCACCAGCTCGGCCGCGCCCGGCACCTACACGATCACCGTGACGGGTACGGGCAGCGCGACCCACTCCGCCACCTACACGCTGACCGTCAACGGGACCGGGACCTGCAGCAGCCCCGGTCAGAAGCTCGGCAACCCGGGCTTCGAGACCGCGTCGTCGCCGTGGACCGCGACGAGCGGCGTCATCGGCGCCTTCACCGGTAACGGCTCGCCCCGCAGCGGCACCCGCTCCGCCTGGCTCAACGGCGTCGGATCGACCAACACCGACACCCTGTCCCAGTCGGTGACGCTGCCGGCCGGCTGCAGCAGCTACACGCTGTCGTTCTACCTGAAGATCAGCACGGCGGAGACGACCACCACGGTGCAGTACGACAAGCTCACCGTCCAGGTCGGCACCACGACGCTGCAGGTCTTCTCCAACCTCAACGTCAGCGGCTACACCCTGCGCTCCTACAACCTGTCCGCCTTCGCCGGGCAGACCGTCACCCTGAAGTTCACCGGCGTGGAGGACTCCTCGCTGCAGACGTCGTTCG
- a CDS encoding 3-oxoacyl-[acyl-carrier-protein] synthase III C-terminal domain-containing protein translates to MKFVNAIPFPYAVTGLSTLVGQVLSIDEWADAAQIPQRSGGGVMSGELVERILGIAGKSWDPRLFADLGRITDVARDALVSADLQPHDVDAMIVVTCSPYEVMLDQDTFRLARELGLPDHVVPVQIGAGCAGLARAAALAARVDASNVLVVTYNAPSRVTGDLDGGVNPLYRHNDVHPLGRSLWASAGIFSDGAAALVFTRHTDSPGLVLYSRDSQAFGDEPGFADPLIHYLGGGAVHPTGTPGAAELACYGMNGPQVKRYYTKGMMLNHAALDTALPGYVDRVKRIYTHQASPALVQEFARLADLPDGKAPTNARRFGNLVSASTAKMLHDDLYQGDITDGDLVCASVVGAGPERGAYILPVHIAKVIEPGGFVPVAG, encoded by the coding sequence ATGAAGTTCGTAAATGCCATACCCTTTCCGTACGCCGTGACCGGTCTCAGCACGCTGGTCGGGCAGGTGCTCAGCATCGACGAGTGGGCGGATGCGGCGCAGATCCCGCAGCGCAGCGGTGGTGGTGTCATGTCCGGTGAGCTCGTCGAGCGGATCCTGGGGATCGCGGGGAAGAGTTGGGATCCGCGGTTGTTCGCGGATCTGGGCCGGATCACCGATGTGGCCCGGGATGCGTTGGTCTCCGCCGACCTGCAGCCGCACGACGTCGACGCGATGATCGTCGTCACCTGCTCGCCGTATGAGGTGATGCTGGATCAGGACACCTTCCGGCTGGCCCGGGAGCTGGGGTTGCCTGATCATGTCGTACCGGTCCAGATCGGGGCGGGGTGCGCCGGGTTGGCGCGGGCTGCGGCCCTGGCGGCCCGGGTGGACGCGTCGAACGTCCTGGTGGTCACCTACAACGCGCCGAGCCGGGTGACCGGCGATCTGGACGGCGGCGTGAACCCGCTCTACCGGCACAACGACGTGCATCCGTTGGGGCGCAGTCTGTGGGCGTCGGCCGGGATCTTCTCCGACGGTGCCGCCGCCCTGGTCTTCACCCGCCACACCGACAGCCCCGGGCTGGTGCTCTACTCCCGCGACTCGCAGGCGTTCGGGGACGAGCCGGGATTCGCCGATCCGCTGATCCACTACCTCGGCGGCGGCGCGGTCCACCCGACCGGCACCCCGGGAGCGGCGGAGCTGGCGTGTTACGGGATGAACGGGCCGCAGGTGAAGCGCTACTACACCAAGGGGATGATGCTCAACCACGCCGCCCTGGACACCGCCCTGCCGGGCTATGTGGACCGGGTGAAGCGGATCTACACCCACCAGGCCAGCCCCGCCCTGGTCCAGGAGTTCGCCCGCCTCGCCGACCTCCCCGACGGCAAAGCACCGACCAACGCCCGCCGCTTCGGCAACCTCGTCAGCGCCAGCACCGCCAAAATGCTCCACGACGACCTGTATCAGGGCGACATCACCGACGGCGACCTCGTCTGCGCCTCCGTCGTCGGCGCCGGACCCGAACGCGGCGCCTACATACTGCCGGTCCATATCGCCAAGGTTATAGAACCAGGTGGATTCGTCCCGGTCGCAGGCTGA
- a CDS encoding MauE/DoxX family redox-associated membrane protein, with the protein MQYVAVACRVVLAVVFVVAAVGKLSGRAAYRDFVSSLRQMRVVPSRWAGPLAGIAVAVEVAVVVLLAVPRDVAAAAGFVLAAGLLAVFAGAIGLSLRRGNTQPCRCFGRSATPLGRHHVIRNVFLIAIAVLGAVAAGSGGAVLLGPALVAALAGLIVGGLVAALDDLLYLFRPTTVQPR; encoded by the coding sequence GTGCAGTATGTCGCCGTAGCGTGCCGGGTCGTCCTCGCCGTGGTCTTCGTCGTCGCGGCCGTCGGGAAGCTCTCCGGCCGGGCCGCCTACCGCGACTTCGTCAGCTCCCTGCGCCAGATGCGGGTCGTTCCGTCGCGCTGGGCCGGACCGCTCGCCGGGATCGCCGTCGCCGTCGAGGTCGCCGTCGTCGTGCTGCTCGCGGTGCCGCGCGATGTCGCCGCCGCCGCCGGTTTCGTGCTCGCCGCCGGGCTGCTCGCGGTCTTCGCCGGTGCCATCGGACTGTCGCTGCGGCGCGGCAACACGCAACCGTGCCGGTGCTTCGGCCGCTCCGCCACGCCGCTGGGCCGCCACCATGTGATCCGCAACGTCTTCCTCATCGCGATCGCCGTGCTCGGCGCGGTGGCGGCCGGGTCCGGTGGGGCGGTGCTGCTCGGCCCGGCGCTGGTCGCCGCACTCGCCGGCCTGATCGTGGGGGGCCTCGTCGCCGCCCTCGACGACCTGCTCTACCTCTTCCGCCCGACGACGGTTCAGCCGAGGTAA
- a CDS encoding FG-GAP-like repeat-containing protein, which translates to MFRRLIQLLAVGCLAATGLAAPTTAHAAGPRPNFQLPFPCGETWRLATYAGHDDYDIDMTFTGGASNNRPILAAASGTVSFAGWGNSGGWYVIINHGGGWTSEYLHMISAPIVSNGQSVAVGQQLGNVGSTGNSTGPHLHHAQNRDGVKTEAYFNGVPSGITSDGSAATGPIYVNGPVSAPRNVTSANCGRTTSHDHVSDFSGDGAADVLGVTAAGLLLYYPNNGQALSAPVQIGNGWGTFKHVVAADWSGDGAADVIGVDASGLLWYYPHNGAGLSAPVQIGNGWGTFKHVMAADWSGDGKADVIGVDASGLLWYYPHNGAGLSAPVQIGNGWGTFKHVMAADYSGDGKADVLGVDAAGDLWYYPHNGAGLSAPVQIGHGWGTFKQVIASDFSGDGAADVLGVDAAGLLWYYPHNGTGLSAPVQIGNGWGTFKHVM; encoded by the coding sequence ATGTTTCGAAGGCTGATCCAGCTCCTCGCGGTCGGTTGCCTCGCCGCGACCGGACTCGCCGCGCCCACAACCGCGCACGCCGCCGGGCCGCGCCCCAACTTCCAGCTGCCGTTCCCGTGCGGTGAGACCTGGCGCCTGGCCACCTATGCCGGGCACGACGACTACGACATCGACATGACCTTCACCGGCGGCGCCAGCAACAACCGCCCGATCCTCGCCGCCGCGAGCGGCACCGTCTCGTTCGCCGGGTGGGGCAACAGCGGCGGCTGGTATGTGATCATCAATCACGGCGGGGGCTGGACCAGCGAGTACCTGCACATGATCAGCGCGCCGATCGTCTCGAACGGGCAGTCCGTCGCGGTTGGGCAGCAGCTCGGCAACGTCGGCAGCACCGGCAACTCCACCGGCCCGCACCTGCACCACGCCCAGAACCGCGACGGCGTGAAGACCGAGGCCTACTTCAACGGAGTGCCGTCCGGCATCACCTCCGACGGCAGCGCCGCCACCGGCCCGATCTACGTCAACGGCCCGGTCTCGGCGCCCCGCAACGTGACCAGCGCCAACTGCGGCCGGACGACGAGCCACGACCACGTCTCCGACTTCAGCGGTGACGGCGCGGCCGACGTGCTCGGTGTCACCGCGGCCGGGCTGCTCCTCTACTACCCCAACAACGGCCAGGCCCTCTCCGCTCCGGTGCAGATCGGCAACGGCTGGGGCACCTTCAAGCACGTCGTGGCGGCGGACTGGAGCGGCGACGGCGCGGCCGATGTCATCGGCGTCGACGCAAGCGGCCTGCTCTGGTACTACCCGCACAACGGCGCCGGGCTCTCCGCACCGGTGCAGATCGGCAACGGCTGGGGCACCTTCAAGCACGTCATGGCGGCGGACTGGAGCGGCGACGGCAAGGCCGATGTCATCGGCGTCGACGCAAGCGGCCTGCTCTGGTACTACCCGCACAACGGCGCCGGGCTCTCCGCACCGGTGCAGATCGGCAACGGCTGGGGCACCTTCAAGCACGTCATGGCAGCCGACTACAGCGGCGACGGCAAGGCCGACGTGCTCGGCGTGGACGCCGCAGGCGACCTCTGGTACTACCCGCACAACGGCGCCGGGCTCTCCGCACCGGTGCAGATCGGGCACGGGTGGGGCACCTTCAAGCAGGTCATCGCATCGGACTTCAGCGGTGACGGAGCCGCCGACGTGCTCGGCGTGGACGCCGCCGGACTGCTGTGGTACTACCCGCACAACGGCACGGGGCTCTCGGCGCCCGTACAGATCGGGAATGGTTGGGGCACCTTCAAGCACGTGATGTGA